The following are encoded together in the Monodelphis domestica isolate mMonDom1 chromosome 5, mMonDom1.pri, whole genome shotgun sequence genome:
- the NFE2L3 gene encoding nuclear factor erythroid 2-related factor 3, translated as MKAGKAWWAPVHLAVLLSLGGLRVDLELGLRLPPATPPSREPPKAETAAGPRLLRELRALGAPFIPRTHVAAWLVHRVAAAGGQAPGDPGGSGGGGDENQEPEAAPEVAPQENDGDEPDPALALKDVFHWMAPHMENSLEGIPDFPEHLEAGPFLGSSVGERWQDFLSLPEPLDVSPAGDSMDAAWPYGTNLSRAISHNVSLGEAVLWGAEASERAAGAWSPEGPEGAEARARDPLFELDEVGLPAPGLDEGFERLFEEADSDSGLSLDSSLSSASGAAGGEPPCRDEGAAGGHVLHNHTYPAALRAGLPFSAEEIASMPAEAFQGVLAGGRLSAPQVALLRDIRRRGKNKVAAQNCRRRKLDLLLGLERDVGALRARRDGLRREAARCHKALGLLRRQLHALARRVFRRLHDQQGRPVDPALYALRCGRDGSVLVVPKEPAAPGLRRDTPKENGGRGAPPGAAGQDGPNSLEAR; from the exons ATGAAGGCCGGGAAGGCGTGGTGGGCGCCCGTGCACCTGGCGGTCCTGCTGAGCCTGGGGGGGCTGCGCGTGGACCTCGAGCTGGGCCTGCGGCTGCCCCCGGCAACGCCCCCATCCCGGGAGCCCCCCAAGGCCGAGACGGCGGCGGGGCCGCGGCTGCTGCGGGAGCTGCGTGCGCTGGGGGCGCCCTTCATCCCACGCACGCACGTGGCCGCGTGGCTCGTGCACCGCGTAGCCGCGGCTGGGGGCCAAGCGCCTGGGGACcccggcggcagcggcggcggcggcgacgaGAACCAGGAGCCTGAGGCGGCCCCGGAGGTGGCCCCGCAGGAG AATGATGGGGACGAGCCCGACCCAGCCTTGGCTCTGAAAGATGTCTTCCATTGGATGGCGCCCCACATGGAGAATTCCCTGGAG GGCATCCCAGACTTCCCCGAGCATCTGGAAGCCGGGCCGTTCCTGGGTTCCTCTGTGGGGGAAAGATGGCAGGACTTCCTGTCCCTGCCTGAGCCGCTG GACGTCTCCCCGGCCGGTGACAGCATGGACGCAGCCTGGCCGTATGGGACGAACCTCAGCCGGGCCATCAGCCACAACGTGAGCCTCGGCGAGGCTGTGCTGTGGGGCGCTGAGGCCTCCGAGAGGGCCGCCGGGGCCTGGTCGCCGGAGGGGCCGGAGGGGGCCGAGGCCAGGGCCCGGGACCCGCTCTTCGAGCTGGACGAGGTCGGCCTCCCGGCGCCGGGCCTGGACGAGGGCTTCGAGAGGCTCTTTGAGGAGGCCGACTCCGATTCGGGCCTCTCCCTGGACTCGAGCCTCAGCAGCGCGTCGGGGGCGGCCGGCGGCGAGCCGCCCTGCCGGGACGAGGGGGCGGCGGGGGGCCACGTCCTGCACAACCACACGTACCCCGCGGCGCTGCGCGCCGGCCTCCCCTTCTCGGCCGAGGAGATCGCCAGCATGCCGGCGGAGGCCTTCCAGGGTGTGCTGGCCGGAGGCCGGCTGAGCGCCCCGCAGGTGGCGCTGCTGCGCGACATCCGCCGCCGCGGCAAGAACAAGGTGGCGGCCCAGAACTGCCGCCGGCGCAAGCTGGACCTGCTGCTGGGCCTGGAGCGCGATGTGGGCGCCCTGCGGGCCCGGAGGGACGGCCTGCGGCGGGAGGCGGCGCGCTGCCACAAGGCCCTGGGCCTGCTGCGCCGGCAGCTCCACGCGCTGGCGCGCCGCGTCTTCCGCCGGCTGCACGACCAGCAGGGGCGCCCGGTGGACCCCGCGCTGTACGCCCTGCGCTGCGGCCGCGACGGCAGTGTCCTCGTCGTGCCCAAAGAGCCGGCGGCCCCCGGCCTCCGCAGAGACACCCCCAAAGAGAACGGGGGCCGAGGGGCGCCTCCGGGGGCCGCCGGCCAGGATGGACCAAACTCCCTGGAGGCCCGCTAA